A window of the Cannabis sativa cultivar Pink pepper isolate KNU-18-1 chromosome X, ASM2916894v1, whole genome shotgun sequence genome harbors these coding sequences:
- the LOC133032152 gene encoding ESCRT-related protein CHMP1A-like: protein MGNIEKLLNQIMELKFTAKLLQRQARKCEKEEESEKLKIKKAMEKGNIDGTRIYTENAIRKRTEQMNYLQMSSRLDAVVARLDTQAKMTTINKSFTFCNLKEKGLQIVHNKIIKPKAYSFS from the coding sequence ATGGGGAACATCGAGAAGCTGCTTAATCAGATCATGGAGTTGAAATTCACAGCCAAATTGCTGCAACGCCAGGCCCGAAAATGCGAGAAAGAAGAGGAGTCGGAGAAGCTCAAGATCAAGAAGGCCATGGAAAAAGGCAACATCGACGGCACTCGAATATACACCGAAAATGCCATTCGTAAACGAACCGAGCAAATGAATTATCTCCAGATGTCTTCGCGCCTCGATGCCGTCGTGGCTCGCCTAGACACCCAAGCCAAGATGACCACCATTAACAAGTCCTTTACATTCTGCAACTTGAAAGAAAAAGGGTTACAAATTGTACATAATAAGATTATTAAACCTAAAGCTTACTCATTTTCATAG